In Haliotis asinina isolate JCU_RB_2024 chromosome 15, JCU_Hal_asi_v2, whole genome shotgun sequence, the sequence cattccaatcaccaatatggTGTATTAATCCGCGTTACATGCTTCTATTTAGGagagcaaaatattgctttattttaacgatataTTTTTAGAACGTGTACAATAAAAcggatacaaaactcgttcccTTTTCATATCAGGTTCATGTCCCTCGTGAAATAGTTTTGGCTTGTCAATCGCTAAAGCTagtgacaaaccaaaatgatttcactcgggacataaacttgtTATGAATGGGAAAGCTCGTTTGATATGCTATAAATATCCCTCCTTCTGGGGTGGATCCTCTCCAGGAAGCATCAGCCAATGCGCACattcaaataaaacatgatCTACAATCAACTGTAACTTGGCAATGAGTATAGTCGACGAATGTTAACGTAGACGGCCACAGGATGGTCGGAATTCGATCGCCGTGTACATTTGTTCATTTTTCCGTTAGTTCGGGAGTTTTGTGTTCGGAGATCAGCAACTGCTATAGTATTCCCATTGTTCCGTTTTCTGTACACGCTCgactagacaatccactgaGTGACATCAAATGTGATAATATGTTGTCATGTGCATCCGTTGGcctccttttacgacaagcaagaaTGTCTTTACTCCTGAGGCGTTAAGTCTGGTCCGCGACCACCATTTACACTAGAAATCTGTTATACGTTTGGTTCAGACTGCGAAAGGTACAAGGTCAGTATCAAAGGTCCCTTGGATCGTTTACCCTACAGTCTCAAATGATTCCATTAGATTTTTCAAGCTACGTTCATGTCTAAATACCTTTGAAAGTTGTAGATGACTTCGAGTTCGGCTGTAAAAGAGCTCCCTCGGTCACAATTTACCTGTTTCGTTTTCAACTACTAATTATCAAAATACACGGAAGTCTTCTGtatgtttttttctctctttcttTGTCGTTTAACGCCATAGCAGCAATGATCCAGTTATATATGAGGGCGCACTCCAAACTAATCGAGTCGGGACGAGAGAATCCAGTGTCATCAAGGCATCGATCCCAACGTAGACAAAATGACATTCACTCATGAGGGCTTTGCTTTTAATCCCCATTGAACTTTTCGTAAACACAGCTTGTTTGGCCAGGCAAGGGAATATATTAACTTTATACACGACCTAAGGCAAAGCTAAGCCGAATTGAACTAACGTTTTCACACATTTAGTTGCGCTGTAAACCTAACCAATccacaatgaaaacatatttgacattCCAGAAACCACCACGAATTCAACCTCAAACAACATTGCCAGGAACAGGAAATCGTTCCATTGTAGAAGCGGGGAGAATTTGACCAACTATGGTAACGATACCGTCTGGACTGGGGACATCTGCTATGATCTTCATGTGAACAATGTAATCATCATCGACCTTGGTGGACACTATCGAGTACAGAAAGTGTTTCTAAAGAAACATGGTCACCAGCCTGGTAAGCACTCGGATTGTGGGTATTGTCATTATGATATTAACTGTTAAAGTAGGTCCAGTCAGATTATTTCTTGACACAAGCACCTGATTGAGGGATTGCGTCGGACTGTTAGTAATACGTATATCACTCCTCCAGTGATGTTAATATTAGTAGAGGAAGTAGGGAAGCCTACTGGTTTAAGCGTTCACTCGAGAGGAAGGCCCTGGTAAAGGGGCATACAGTCGTCAGTGTTAATATATAACCTTTGCAGTGGATTACCGGATCCTTATAAAAATAAACTCCTTCTACATGTTGTGATCTTTTATCCCAATTATGAAAGAAAAGACAGTGGAATTGTAGCTGTCGCAGAACGAACTTCTCCTATGTCGAACTTGAAGCCCAGTAGATTCGCAACTCTGCTTGATTGATTCCCTTGAGTCTGTCGATAGCCTTGaaaatatattgtgaaaatTTGAACATTGCACATTTTCTTTGAATCACAGTTACGAACAAAATCAGAGTTGAAAACAATATCGCATCTATAGCTGGCACCGCATCGTAGGCCATTGCATCCACCATACTGCATCCAACATGTgtgtttttcaaaattaattccgctcaagggacgcaactcgtATAACAGCATACCACTAACAATAGCATATAGGCACGCTGTACGTGATCAGCCATTAATTCTACAAAATTAGAAGAATGTGATGCTTGCATTGAGGTTTTAAGccgatttagcaatattccagcaatatcaagacggaGGACACCAATAATGGGCTAttcacgttgtacccatgtggggaatcgtacccacatctttggcgtgacgagtgaacgctgcAACTACTTAGCTATCCTATGGCCATTTAGACCTAGATTCTGTTTTCACAGTTAACCTGACCATCCGTGTTGGCTTGCACCTTGCTGACCAGTGCTCCGTCATGAGGGGGATCAGCTGCATGGCATTTTATGAAAGCTGGCCAAACGGAACTGGGAAGGATTTGTCTTGTGCGAAGAATCAAATTAAGCCAGGACGATACGTTTTGATTGAGAACAAAGTCAAGCAGAAGTCCATCTTCTGTGTTTTGGGCGTGGAAGGGGTAGCTGCATCCGTTACAAGACGCACAGGTGAAACTTTGTACTATCACAACTTCAGTTTAATCATACTGACCATGTGTTTTAGATCCTATTATTAATTAGTGGCAGATGCTTAGAGAAAAGGTCAGTCCTTCTATGCCTTGTGTTGGCACCGTAAACACTTGCAAAGACAACGTAATGAGTGACATTCAAATTATTTGAcggttgtttgtaaataatcaaatcttgaCAAccaaatccagtgactgacgaAAGCATCGATCTAGACCGACATGCTTTTACAGGCCGTGTAGCTTGTCGCTAAAATTCCCAATCCCTTCAAGTTGACGAAAGctgggaatgagtgagtgagtgagtgagtttagttttacgccgcactcagcaatattacagctatatggcggcggtctgtaaataatcgagtctggaccagacaatccagtgatcaacaacatgagcatcgatctgcgcaatggggaaccgatgacatgtgtcaaataagtcagcgagcctgaccacccgatcccgttagtcgcctcttacgacaagctgagtcaccttttattgcaagcatgggttgctgaaggtctattctaccccgggaccttcacgggtcagctgGGAATGAATATAATCCGATATTTCTCAGTAAGGTGTTTAAGTATGCAACGTCGAGAATAGTCAGTCTCAATTGCAGAAGACAAAGTTCTTTGAACTCGTTACTCTGCTTGTTTCAAACTATGGATAACTCGATATATTTTCGTCTGTTCAAGGAGGTTTGACATTTACAACTGTAAAATGTTAAC encodes:
- the LOC137266122 gene encoding uncharacterized protein; this encodes MMTIVSVLSVASSHAFTSTEAAPCIGIQCRNAGECSQRNGTKLQCSCYDPTSGDTCEKTTTNSTSNNIARNRKSFHCRSGENLTNYGNDTVWTGDICYDLHVNNVIIIDLGGHYRVQKVFLKKHGHQPVNLTIRVGLHLADQCSVMRGISCMAFYESWPNGTGKDLSCAKNQIKPGRYVLIENKVKQKSIFCVLGVEGVAASVTRRTAYFASANPSSSLGVPSFYTKNTRSETECARSCLQEPRCLNFRWSDPGCSLYGGAIANLEFGSGIAKRLQDFNQTFH